One genomic segment of Rivularia sp. PCC 7116 includes these proteins:
- a CDS encoding ACT domain-containing protein: MLYLTIKFATISLIWFSYLTQPTEEPQTKLLHMNFTTQRQLTVALENYPGRLAAVSSIIYQQDINIVAISLVDNIEQGVIRLVSSKPAICKSLLVKEGLYVIEADVLAVELTDSPGELARLTKALADAKINIEYTYGSTVRPGDKMRLILKVSDLKKACQILTNL, translated from the coding sequence ATGTTATATTTGACTATAAAATTTGCAACTATAAGCTTAATTTGGTTTTCCTATCTAACCCAACCTACAGAAGAACCGCAAACAAAGCTATTACATATGAATTTTACAACCCAACGTCAATTGACAGTCGCTTTAGAAAATTATCCCGGTCGTCTAGCCGCTGTGAGCAGCATTATTTATCAACAAGATATAAATATTGTGGCAATTTCTCTTGTTGATAATATAGAACAAGGAGTGATTCGTTTGGTGAGCAGCAAACCCGCTATCTGTAAAAGTCTTTTAGTGAAAGAAGGATTGTACGTGATTGAAGCAGATGTCTTAGCCGTTGAACTAACAGATAGTCCGGGAGAATTAGCTAGATTAACCAAGGCTTTAGCTGATGCCAAAATTAATATTGAATATACTTACGGTAGCACCGTTCGTCCTGGGGACAAAATGCGTTTGATATTAAAAGTTTCTGATTTGAAAAAGGCTTGCCAAATCCTCACAAATTTGTAA
- a CDS encoding NAD(P)H-quinone oxidoreductase subunit O: MAVKKGTMVRAIREKLENSVEAKASDSRLPSYLFETEGEILDVKGDYALVKFGKVPTPNIWLRMDQLEEFK, from the coding sequence ATGGCTGTGAAAAAAGGAACGATGGTTCGTGCTATCCGTGAAAAACTGGAAAACAGTGTAGAAGCAAAAGCAAGTGATTCTCGTCTTCCTTCCTATTTATTTGAAACTGAAGGGGAAATTTTAGATGTCAAAGGCGATTATGCTTTGGTAAAGTTCGGAAAAGTTCCTACGCCTAATATTTGGTTGCGTATGGATCAGCTTGAAGAGTTTAAATAA
- a CDS encoding ATP-binding protein, which produces MIAKASPIDELIQKKNPFVGHIVVRSSQVWGKSFPDVPSINAHASDAVFDAVKKVSKGERENVGITITAEKGLGKSHIISRIRHRLQTEDNAFFIYMGKYDNLNQIKYEFLQTVAASLRAHGSKNVMQWQEIAAALINEVTGYDHTPQKYIDNIYPKNLNKHSNKFIDRLTQIVLQKKPDITNPYLVRGILWTLSSVHSNYANYWLSGLELTQQQAEVMGLPNSEKEDKEAEGLKTVRQILDIISDYKVPVICFDELDNTEVNEYGFLSAQVVASLVKDLYNSLKRGVFLLAMYPETWKGQIKVLPQAEAVIDRLVSEQLDRQPLKLNNLNSDDIVAIVSQWLKVFYKENQVTPPHPVYPFNETKLRQFGKSKPTVRSILKWCAENFGNSPTEWNPVEEYYQNELANVESSIDELMEDEEVISKALRFAFSSLVGEKLEEVKIEAIQDIEAKSPDKGYLDFKIVGNDSKVKIGVDVIQQSTGTYVGAALKRLIEYEKFDITRGCLVRSKKISSVAALANKRLKTLLHEQGGEWVKLQSQDIKPLLAIWFVYSCESYELTKEQIFDFIKQEQIAINNPLVREILSEPSGEQPEDLTDDDLPISIPQSVDSSADDIDLILSLSN; this is translated from the coding sequence ATGATTGCTAAAGCATCTCCGATTGACGAACTAATTCAAAAGAAAAATCCCTTTGTAGGACATATTGTTGTCCGCTCATCACAAGTATGGGGAAAAAGTTTTCCTGACGTACCTTCTATCAATGCTCATGCTTCCGATGCTGTTTTTGATGCAGTAAAGAAAGTTAGTAAAGGAGAGCGCGAAAATGTAGGTATTACGATTACAGCGGAAAAAGGATTAGGTAAAAGCCATATTATCAGTCGAATTCGGCATCGTTTGCAGACAGAAGATAATGCTTTTTTTATCTATATGGGTAAGTATGATAATCTGAACCAGATTAAATACGAATTTCTACAAACAGTTGCTGCCAGCCTTAGAGCGCATGGTAGCAAAAACGTGATGCAGTGGCAAGAAATTGCAGCCGCTTTAATCAATGAAGTCACAGGGTATGACCATACACCACAAAAGTATATCGATAATATTTATCCAAAAAATTTGAATAAACACTCAAATAAATTTATTGATAGACTCACTCAAATTGTTCTGCAAAAGAAACCGGACATTACTAATCCTTATTTGGTACGAGGGATTTTATGGACGCTATCTTCTGTCCATAGTAACTATGCAAATTATTGGCTATCTGGATTGGAGTTAACTCAGCAACAAGCTGAAGTAATGGGATTACCTAATTCTGAAAAAGAAGATAAGGAAGCAGAAGGATTAAAGACAGTTCGTCAAATTCTAGATATTATCAGTGATTATAAAGTCCCAGTAATTTGTTTTGATGAATTAGATAATACAGAAGTTAATGAATATGGTTTTCTCTCGGCACAAGTAGTTGCAAGTTTAGTCAAAGACTTATACAACAGCTTGAAACGCGGTGTCTTTCTCTTAGCGATGTATCCTGAAACTTGGAAAGGACAAATTAAGGTGTTACCACAAGCTGAAGCTGTAATTGATAGATTAGTCAGCGAGCAATTAGATAGACAGCCATTGAAGCTAAACAATCTAAATTCTGATGATATTGTTGCGATTGTAAGTCAATGGCTAAAAGTATTTTACAAAGAAAATCAAGTTACTCCACCACACCCGGTTTATCCATTTAATGAAACCAAGTTGAGGCAATTTGGTAAGAGCAAACCGACTGTAAGATCAATTTTAAAGTGGTGTGCAGAAAACTTTGGGAATTCACCAACTGAATGGAATCCAGTAGAAGAATATTATCAAAATGAGTTAGCAAATGTTGAATCTTCTATAGATGAGTTAATGGAAGATGAAGAAGTAATTTCCAAAGCACTTAGATTCGCATTCTCAAGTTTAGTTGGCGAAAAATTAGAAGAAGTAAAAATTGAAGCAATTCAAGATATTGAAGCAAAATCACCAGATAAAGGATATCTTGATTTCAAAATTGTTGGTAACGACAGCAAGGTAAAAATTGGTGTTGATGTCATTCAGCAATCTACTGGAACCTATGTAGGAGCAGCTTTAAAAAGATTAATTGAGTATGAAAAATTTGATATTACTCGTGGTTGCTTAGTTCGCTCAAAAAAGATTAGTTCAGTAGCAGCATTGGCAAATAAACGTTTAAAAACACTTTTGCACGAGCAAGGTGGAGAATGGGTGAAGCTACAAAGCCAAGATATTAAACCTCTTTTGGCTATTTGGTTTGTATATAGCTGCGAAAGTTACGAATTAACTAAAGAACAAATCTTCGACTTTATCAAACAAGAACAAATAGCAATTAATAATCCCTTAGTTCGAGAAATACTCAGCGAGCCATCAGGAGAACAACCTGAAGATTTAACTGATGATGATTTACCAATTAGTATTCCTCAAAGTGTTGATAGCAGCGCTGATGATATCGACTTAATTCTATCTTTATCTAACTAA
- a CDS encoding DNA-formamidopyrimidine glycosylase translates to MPELPEVETVRRGLNQLTLKRKITGGDVLLDRTIAYPFSAEDFLNGLQQREITTWHRRGKYLIAELSSVLEDKETREQGDKNSSSLATFSLPSSSLGVHLRMTGQLLWLNQNEPLHKHARVRLFFGEEWELRFVDQRTFGQMWWVPPKVETQSIITGLAKLAADPFSTEFTVDYLADKLKNRRRPIKTALLDQSVVAGLGNIYADEALFLSRIQPQTLCLNLQREQIQRLHSAIIQVLKTSIEAGGTTFSNFLNVQGVNGNYAHVAWVYNRTGEPCRTCSNPIERIKLAGRSSHFCPECQQ, encoded by the coding sequence GTGCCAGAACTACCAGAAGTTGAAACAGTCCGACGGGGTTTAAATCAATTAACCCTTAAGCGGAAAATTACGGGAGGTGATGTGTTGCTCGATCGCACCATTGCTTACCCGTTTTCTGCTGAAGATTTTTTAAATGGTCTCCAACAAAGGGAAATAACAACTTGGCATCGTCGCGGTAAGTACCTAATTGCAGAACTTAGTTCAGTTTTAGAAGACAAGGAGACAAGGGAACAAGGAGACAAGAATTCTTCTTCCTTAGCCACTTTCAGCCTCCCCTCCTCCTCCCTGGGGGTTCATTTACGAATGACTGGTCAGCTATTATGGTTGAATCAAAATGAACCTTTGCACAAGCACGCGCGAGTCAGGTTGTTCTTTGGTGAAGAATGGGAATTGCGCTTCGTGGATCAGCGTACTTTTGGTCAGATGTGGTGGGTTCCTCCAAAGGTTGAAACGCAAAGCATTATTACCGGTTTAGCAAAGCTAGCAGCAGACCCTTTTTCAACAGAATTCACTGTAGACTATCTTGCAGACAAACTCAAAAATCGCCGCCGCCCTATCAAGACTGCGCTACTAGATCAATCTGTGGTGGCGGGGTTAGGTAATATTTATGCTGATGAAGCGTTGTTTCTTAGTAGAATACAACCCCAAACCCTGTGTCTAAATTTGCAAAGAGAACAGATACAGCGTCTGCATTCTGCGATTATTCAAGTCTTAAAAACTAGTATTGAAGCTGGTGGTACTACTTTCAGTAATTTCTTGAATGTACAAGGCGTGAATGGTAACTACGCACATGTAGCTTGGGTTTACAACCGCACCGGAGAACCTTGTCGAACTTGTAGCAATCCAATTGAGCGAATTAAGTTAGCGGGAAGATCCAGTCATTTTTGTCCCGAGTGTCAGCAGTGA
- a CDS encoding P-loop NTPase fold protein: protein MTSSSFSPIKEINEALKAHNPFAQPPYVGNDEVWDKEFPDITSLNAHASDAVFEAIKQIRANQYQRTSITITAEAGSGKTHVISRIRHRLQAFGGALFIYANQFGDLNNIKQGFQRTLADSLNKIGNEGVTQWQELAAVIVNNALKSINSNTKHLSAKKLVKQFGISNLIITKRLVNNLTDTFCKNNSTAKNPDVIRAILWTLSDSHSLYAINWLSGNGLSQNKASELCLPIHSGSAFNTVKQILNLIGYYKELVICFDELDSAESNDNGFTKAQVVAGFVKELFENIRKGVILTVMMPAVWVEQIKKLPAAVAAKVSAQGNPIDLRYMDGDSIVELVTLWLKQFYQDRNLVPPYATYPFTEVDLRELSEEKPPIRNVLRWCRENCKPPETGEVKEEDSSPESKLLDPVEEAFKTELAQKLGKNLDDNFLLADALLFNFQRLIGYTVEQVTIEEITDKVTKKAGKDKYLNFKIIGTENRRKVCIGVAILQDSGGRALGAGFKRLIDEEKKFNLSRGCLVRSKSKDKEISNYLYNTYLKPLISKGGEFVELKESEIKPLLAIRSVHKKRNVDYGLTEEQIFQFIADKATDYQLGESNPLLQEILSDPSYEVPDDVIEDDSVLAEESTNSESADFEDVYKQLING, encoded by the coding sequence ATGACAAGTTCTAGCTTTTCTCCTATTAAAGAGATTAACGAAGCTCTCAAAGCTCATAATCCTTTTGCACAACCTCCTTATGTAGGTAACGATGAAGTTTGGGATAAAGAATTTCCCGATATTACAAGTTTAAATGCTCATGCTTCCGATGCTGTATTTGAAGCAATTAAGCAGATTCGTGCAAATCAATATCAGAGAACTTCGATTACAATTACGGCTGAAGCTGGGAGTGGTAAAACACACGTTATTAGTCGTATTCGTCATCGTTTGCAAGCGTTTGGTGGTGCTTTATTTATTTACGCTAATCAATTTGGTGACTTGAATAATATAAAGCAAGGATTTCAGCGTACTTTAGCAGATAGCCTTAATAAGATTGGTAACGAAGGAGTAACGCAATGGCAAGAGCTAGCAGCAGTTATAGTAAATAATGCTCTAAAGTCTATTAACTCTAATACTAAACATTTATCAGCGAAAAAATTAGTTAAACAATTTGGTATTAGTAACTTAATAATAACCAAAAGGTTGGTTAACAACCTGACAGATACATTCTGTAAAAACAATTCTACTGCAAAAAATCCCGATGTTATTCGGGCTATACTTTGGACGCTTTCAGATAGTCACTCACTATACGCAATCAATTGGTTATCTGGTAACGGATTATCTCAAAATAAAGCCTCGGAGTTATGTTTGCCTATACATAGCGGTTCAGCTTTTAATACCGTTAAACAGATATTAAATTTAATTGGTTACTACAAAGAACTTGTTATTTGTTTTGACGAATTAGACTCGGCTGAATCTAATGATAATGGTTTTACTAAAGCTCAAGTCGTGGCTGGATTCGTTAAAGAATTATTTGAAAATATTCGCAAAGGTGTCATTTTAACTGTCATGATGCCTGCGGTATGGGTTGAACAAATTAAAAAATTACCTGCTGCTGTTGCTGCTAAAGTTTCTGCTCAAGGCAATCCCATAGATTTAAGGTACATGGATGGTGATTCGATTGTTGAGCTAGTTACTTTGTGGTTAAAGCAATTCTATCAAGATCGAAATTTAGTTCCTCCCTATGCAACTTATCCATTTACAGAAGTTGATCTGAGAGAATTAAGTGAAGAAAAGCCACCTATCAGAAATGTATTACGGTGGTGTAGAGAGAATTGTAAACCTCCCGAAACTGGAGAAGTAAAAGAAGAAGATTCAAGCCCAGAAAGCAAATTATTAGATCCAGTTGAAGAAGCATTCAAAACAGAACTTGCACAAAAGTTAGGTAAAAATTTGGATGATAATTTCTTACTTGCTGATGCTTTGTTATTTAACTTTCAAAGATTAATTGGTTATACGGTAGAACAAGTAACTATCGAAGAAATTACAGATAAGGTCACAAAAAAAGCTGGTAAAGATAAGTACTTAAATTTCAAAATTATTGGTACTGAAAACAGAAGAAAAGTCTGTATTGGTGTTGCAATACTTCAAGATAGTGGCGGTAGAGCATTAGGAGCAGGATTCAAAAGATTGATTGATGAAGAGAAAAAATTCAATCTCAGCCGTGGCTGTTTAGTTCGTTCTAAATCTAAAGACAAAGAAATTAGTAATTATTTGTATAACACTTATTTAAAGCCTCTAATATCGAAAGGTGGCGAATTTGTGGAATTGAAAGAATCAGAAATTAAACCATTATTGGCAATTCGCTCGGTGCATAAAAAACGTAATGTAGATTACGGATTAACTGAGGAGCAAATTTTTCAGTTTATTGCCGATAAAGCCACAGATTATCAACTAGGAGAAAGTAACCCTTTACTACAAGAAATTCTTAGCGATCCTTCCTATGAAGTTCCTGACGATGTGATTGAAGATGATTCTGTACTAGCAGAGGAAAGTACTAATTCTGAATCAGCAGATTTTGAGGATGTATATAAGCAACTTATTAATGGTTGA
- a CDS encoding nuclear transport factor 2 family protein, with protein MAEDNNLTNNSATNISSESQTLNKDIEELVTRQAKAWENADSEAIIADFAENGAFIAPGTSLKGKADIKKAAEDYFKEFTDTKVKITRIFSDGKEGGVEWTWSDKNKKTGEKSLIDDAIIFEIKDGKIIYWREYFDKQTVSS; from the coding sequence ATGGCTGAAGATAATAATTTAACCAATAATTCAGCAACGAATATATCTTCAGAATCACAAACTTTGAATAAAGACATTGAAGAGCTTGTAACAAGACAGGCTAAAGCTTGGGAAAATGCAGATTCAGAAGCAATTATTGCTGACTTTGCAGAGAATGGTGCATTTATCGCTCCGGGTACTTCTTTAAAAGGTAAGGCAGATATTAAGAAGGCTGCGGAAGATTATTTTAAGGAATTTACAGATACTAAAGTTAAAATTACTAGAATTTTTAGCGATGGCAAAGAAGGTGGAGTGGAATGGACTTGGAGCGATAAAAATAAAAAGACTGGTGAAAAATCTCTGATTGATGATGCAATTATTTTTGAAATTAAAGACGGAAAGATAATTTACTGGCGCGAATATTTTGATAAGCAAACAGTTAGCAGTTAG
- a CDS encoding DUF1802 family protein — MTSLLPISTALCLPAADITALIHGRIIAAMPRIFIRPGQKFALYPVDALAIPIPIDKYYCSNFLPVAQSIIKKSQIQAYAQCEFSQIIDDNQSLEKVSRLTIWTQEALDKILYKQQHIFLSYLRVYKLYQPYELSLKIESNKLGKYIGLPNSLTASNTIPVLPDNIFNTRKRQLEKLESPAHPELENLLDALSPLAIKNPAAKQFQENIHLFLGWSNQKQAKHFDSDLVWINKIAEVGNSSDGNEFERLTRKSFIKLGFSCSNTNSNANLDPEKLGGAGGLDFYCEYPYPVVGECKATKTEKVPDGVAAQLIKLGYKHLQKHFDSCVKIILAAGELTKHAILTAQNNHMNVITPETLEKLVELQSHYQGCVNLLELKQCLQQEPFGLADDKVNSYIRKIEQDIKLRSHLVELVKYYLQNSNLESTGVEALHGAYFGSQPPRQLNIKEMHEILIELSSSLTGYLGRIKGADWKSDKFYFLRDLPS, encoded by the coding sequence ATGACTTCGCTGCTTCCAATTTCCACAGCTTTGTGTCTACCTGCTGCCGATATTACAGCTTTAATTCATGGACGAATTATTGCTGCTATGCCCAGGATATTTATTCGCCCTGGACAGAAATTTGCGCTTTATCCGGTAGATGCTTTAGCTATTCCGATTCCGATAGATAAATATTATTGCTCAAACTTTTTACCTGTTGCTCAAAGCATTATTAAAAAGTCACAAATTCAAGCTTATGCTCAATGTGAATTCAGTCAAATTATTGATGATAATCAATCTTTAGAAAAAGTATCTAGATTGACGATATGGACTCAAGAAGCATTAGACAAAATATTATATAAACAACAGCATATTTTCCTCAGTTATTTACGTGTTTACAAATTATATCAGCCTTATGAATTATCGCTGAAAATAGAATCTAATAAGTTAGGAAAATATATCGGCTTACCCAATTCTTTAACAGCTTCCAACACAATTCCAGTATTACCCGATAACATCTTCAATACTCGCAAGCGTCAATTAGAAAAACTCGAATCGCCAGCGCATCCAGAATTAGAAAATCTACTAGATGCTCTATCACCTTTAGCTATTAAAAATCCAGCCGCGAAACAATTTCAAGAAAATATTCATCTATTTCTAGGTTGGAGCAATCAGAAACAAGCAAAACATTTTGATTCAGATTTAGTTTGGATTAATAAAATTGCTGAAGTGGGAAATTCTAGTGATGGTAATGAATTCGAGAGATTAACACGTAAAAGTTTTATTAAACTCGGATTTTCCTGTTCTAATACTAACTCTAATGCCAATTTAGATCCAGAAAAACTAGGAGGTGCTGGAGGACTTGATTTTTATTGCGAATATCCTTATCCTGTTGTCGGGGAATGCAAAGCTACCAAAACTGAAAAAGTTCCCGATGGTGTAGCAGCACAGTTAATCAAACTTGGATATAAGCATCTTCAAAAACATTTTGACTCTTGCGTCAAAATTATTCTAGCTGCTGGTGAACTTACCAAACATGCAATTTTAACTGCACAAAATAATCATATGAACGTAATTACCCCAGAAACTCTAGAAAAACTTGTTGAACTACAATCTCACTATCAAGGTTGCGTCAATTTATTGGAATTAAAGCAATGTTTGCAGCAAGAACCCTTCGGTTTAGCAGACGATAAAGTTAATAGTTATATTAGAAAAATAGAGCAAGACATAAAATTGCGATCGCACTTGGTTGAGTTAGTAAAATATTATCTGCAAAATTCTAATCTGGAGTCTACAGGTGTAGAAGCTTTACATGGTGCTTACTTTGGTTCTCAACCACCCCGACAACTAAATATCAAGGAAATGCACGAAATATTAATCGAACTTTCTTCATCTTTGACGGGTTATTTGGGAAGAATTAAAGGTGCTGATTGGAAAAGCGATAAATTCTACTTTCTCCGCGATTTACCCAGTTAG
- a CDS encoding DUF1802 family protein: MSKFALHTMLCLPAPEIEALIQGRIIVAITRKFIHPHRQFALYPKKELNIALSVEEYYKSTFVSTAQYAIQRDTKRFSIQAWAKCEDCQIINDVNSLAALSKLTIFTTQGLQAILTQRQNIFLTYLRVYHLPQSIEVRKPQLTNFFAALIPPVNVSEINPVLSDRNFAIRKTQLENLQSPSHPNLEELQAAIENLPTTSTEAKQQLDRDIKNFLGWTTQQTLSQVISEKNWIYTIADIGNSSDGDTFEKVVRKSLIKLGFYNKNTNSKASLDPNSTGGAGGLDFYCEYPYQVVGECKATKTEKVPDGTAAQLVKLGYKHLQRQYNKCIKIIMAAGELTEDAQLTASGNEMNVIRPETLQRLVELKDKYPGSIDLWQLKPCLEQEPFGEDADAKLNGYIDDNWQNIRLRVHIVKLIKNADREVGIEYLSGAYDISNPPKIILNIQEMHEILIELSSPLTGYLGRIKGTDWKTDKFYFLRDLSI, encoded by the coding sequence ATGAGCAAATTTGCACTTCACACAATGCTATGTCTTCCGGCACCTGAAATTGAAGCATTAATTCAGGGACGAATTATTGTAGCTATAACCCGCAAGTTTATCCATCCACACCGGCAATTTGCTCTTTATCCAAAAAAAGAGTTGAATATTGCATTGTCAGTTGAAGAGTATTACAAATCAACCTTTGTTTCAACTGCTCAATATGCTATTCAAAGAGATACTAAAAGATTCTCAATTCAAGCTTGGGCTAAATGTGAAGACTGCCAAATTATTAACGATGTTAATTCTTTAGCCGCTTTATCAAAGTTAACAATTTTCACCACACAGGGTTTACAAGCAATCCTTACACAACGGCAAAACATATTCCTAACCTACTTACGGGTTTATCATCTACCTCAATCAATTGAAGTTAGAAAACCACAGCTAACAAACTTTTTTGCTGCTTTAATTCCTCCTGTAAACGTTTCTGAAATTAATCCAGTTTTAAGCGATCGCAATTTCGCTATACGCAAAACTCAGTTAGAAAATTTACAGTCACCATCGCACCCCAATTTGGAAGAGTTACAAGCTGCAATTGAAAACCTCCCTACAACTTCTACGGAAGCAAAACAACAACTTGATCGAGATATAAAAAACTTTTTGGGTTGGACAACTCAACAAACACTTTCACAAGTTATCTCAGAAAAAAACTGGATTTATACTATAGCTGATATTGGTAATTCTTCCGATGGAGATACTTTTGAGAAAGTAGTCCGCAAGAGTTTAATTAAATTAGGTTTCTATAATAAAAATACCAATTCTAAAGCGAGTTTAGATCCAAATTCAACTGGTGGTGCTGGTGGTTTAGATTTCTATTGCGAATATCCTTATCAAGTTGTCGGTGAATGTAAAGCGACTAAAACAGAAAAAGTCCCCGATGGTACCGCAGCCCAATTGGTGAAGTTGGGATACAAACATTTGCAAAGACAATATAACAAGTGCATAAAAATAATAATGGCAGCGGGTGAATTAACAGAAGATGCACAATTAACTGCGAGTGGAAATGAAATGAATGTAATTCGTCCTGAAACCTTACAAAGACTGGTTGAACTTAAAGATAAATACCCAGGTTCTATCGATTTATGGCAATTAAAACCTTGTTTAGAACAGGAGCCATTTGGTGAAGATGCTGATGCTAAACTTAATGGTTATATTGATGATAATTGGCAAAATATTAGACTCAGAGTACATATAGTTAAGTTAATTAAGAATGCTGATAGAGAAGTAGGAATTGAATATCTAAGTGGTGCCTATGATATCTCTAATCCACCGAAGATAATTTTAAATATTCAAGAAATGCACGAAATCCTTATCGAACTCTCTTCCCCATTAACAGGTTACCTAGGAAGAATTAAAGGTACCGATTGGAAAACTGATAAATTCTACTTTCTACGGGATTTATCGATTTAG
- a CDS encoding glucose-6-phosphate isomerase, with protein sequence MDATALWQRYQKWLYFHEGLGFYLDVSRMGFDDDFVKSLQPSFDKAFADMAELEKGEIANPDENRMVGHYWLRNPDLAPTPELTQEIVSNIEKIEVFAEKIHTGAIHPPKAPRFTDIISIGIGGSALGPQFVAQALATDYPPLAIHFIDNSDPAGIDRVLTTVRNRLSSTLVLVISKSGGTPEPRNGMMEVKKAYAGQNLDFAQYAIAITMPGSKLSKIGESDGWLAHFAMYDWVGGRTSEMSAVGLVPAALQGIDIRQMLDGAKEMDDATRVSDIQNNPAALLALAWYYAGNGKGEKDMVVLPYKDSLLLFSRYLQQLVMESLGKEKDLDGNTVHQGIAVYGNKGSTDQHAYVQQLRDGVANFFLTFIEVLEDRKGSSLEIEPGITSGDYLSGFLQGTRKALYENQRDSVTVTIPQVNPRTVGALIALYERAVGLYASLVNVNAYHQPGVEAGKKAAAAILELQQQIVSVLQTEENPISLEEIASKAGASEQIESIYIILRHLNANGRGVLIDGNFGQPSSLKFSIGK encoded by the coding sequence ATGGATGCTACGGCACTTTGGCAACGATACCAGAAATGGCTATATTTCCATGAAGGACTGGGTTTTTACCTAGACGTTAGCCGGATGGGCTTTGATGATGACTTCGTCAAGTCATTGCAGCCTTCATTTGATAAGGCTTTCGCGGATATGGCGGAATTAGAAAAAGGCGAGATCGCAAATCCAGATGAAAACCGAATGGTTGGACATTATTGGCTGCGAAATCCCGATTTGGCTCCTACGCCGGAGTTGACGCAAGAAATAGTCAGTAATATTGAGAAAATCGAAGTATTTGCCGAGAAAATCCACACAGGTGCGATTCACCCTCCCAAAGCTCCTCGCTTCACCGATATTATCTCGATTGGGATTGGTGGTTCTGCACTTGGGCCGCAATTTGTAGCTCAAGCTTTAGCTACAGATTATCCACCTCTGGCAATTCATTTTATTGATAATAGTGACCCCGCAGGTATCGACCGCGTCCTAACAACTGTACGAAACCGTCTTTCTAGTACTTTGGTATTGGTGATTTCCAAATCAGGAGGAACACCAGAACCTCGTAATGGAATGATGGAAGTCAAGAAAGCCTATGCTGGGCAAAACTTGGATTTTGCACAATACGCGATCGCTATTACTATGCCTGGTAGTAAGCTGAGCAAAATTGGCGAATCGGACGGTTGGTTAGCACATTTTGCCATGTACGATTGGGTAGGTGGTCGTACTTCGGAGATGTCGGCAGTAGGGCTGGTACCAGCAGCATTGCAAGGGATTGACATTCGTCAAATGCTAGACGGTGCTAAGGAGATGGATGATGCAACTCGCGTTTCGGATATTCAGAATAATCCGGCTGCACTTCTAGCTTTAGCTTGGTACTATGCTGGCAATGGCAAGGGTGAAAAAGATATGGTTGTGCTTCCTTACAAAGACAGCCTACTTTTATTCAGTCGCTATCTGCAACAGTTGGTAATGGAATCCTTGGGTAAAGAAAAAGACTTGGATGGTAACACCGTTCACCAAGGAATTGCTGTTTACGGTAATAAAGGTTCAACCGACCAACATGCATACGTCCAACAGTTGCGAGATGGGGTAGCGAACTTCTTCCTTACCTTTATTGAAGTTTTAGAAGATAGAAAAGGTTCTTCTCTGGAAATTGAACCAGGAATTACATCTGGTGATTATCTATCTGGATTTCTTCAAGGTACTAGAAAAGCTCTTTACGAAAACCAACGAGATTCGGTTACTGTTACCATACCCCAAGTAAATCCCCGGACTGTTGGTGCATTAATTGCTTTATACGAACGCGCTGTAGGCTTATACGCTAGTTTGGTGAATGTTAATGCTTATCATCAACCAGGTGTAGAAGCAGGTAAAAAAGCAGCAGCAGCTATTTTAGAATTGCAGCAGCAGATAGTATCCGTACTACAGACAGAAGAAAATCCAATTTCATTAGAAGAAATAGCCAGCAAAGCCGGTGCATCCGAGCAAATAGAGTCAATCTACATCATATTGCGCCACCTTAATGCTAACGGACGCGGTGTACTAATTGACGGTAATTTTGGACAACCCAGCAGCTTAAAATTCTCTATTGGCAAATAA